A portion of the Citrobacter rodentium NBRC 105723 = DSM 16636 genome contains these proteins:
- a CDS encoding oligogalacturonate lyase family protein, with the protein MAKGMRVRLNYEVSRDPDTGVEITRLTPPEVTCHRNYFYQKCFFNDGSHLLFAGEFDGHWNYYLLDIAKAEAVQLTEGAGDNTFGGFLSPDDSALYYVKNDRTLYEVNLHTLAEREVYRVPEEWVGYGTWVANSDCTKLVGIEIAKSDWTPLNDWQIFHDFFHKGPHCRLLRVDLKTGDSAVIHEEKIWLGHPIYRPFDDHTVAFCHEGPHDLIDARMWLVNEDGSNIRKVKDHAEGESCTHEFWVPDGSALVYVSYLKGQQGRTISRYNPDSGMNEDIMPMPACSHLMSNFDGTLLVGDGSGTPVDVKDTGGYTIDNDPYLYGFDVAKKGYFRIARHDTSWATVANSRQVTHPHPSFTPDDRAVLFSSDKDGKPAIYIAKLPEQPELLQL; encoded by the coding sequence ATGGCTAAAGGCATGCGGGTCAGGCTGAACTATGAGGTCAGCCGCGATCCGGATACGGGCGTGGAAATTACGCGTCTGACCCCACCGGAAGTAACGTGTCACCGAAATTATTTTTATCAGAAATGTTTCTTTAATGACGGTAGCCATCTGCTGTTTGCCGGGGAGTTTGACGGCCACTGGAACTACTATTTACTGGATATAGCGAAAGCAGAGGCCGTTCAGCTGACGGAAGGCGCAGGCGACAATACCTTTGGCGGCTTTTTATCTCCTGACGACAGCGCTCTTTACTACGTAAAGAACGATCGCACGCTGTATGAAGTTAATCTGCACACCCTGGCGGAGCGGGAAGTGTACCGCGTACCGGAGGAATGGGTAGGTTATGGCACCTGGGTGGCAAACAGCGACTGCACGAAGCTGGTCGGTATTGAGATTGCCAAAAGCGACTGGACGCCGCTCAACGACTGGCAAATCTTCCACGACTTTTTCCATAAAGGCCCTCACTGCCGCCTGCTGCGGGTCGATCTGAAAACCGGCGACAGCGCCGTTATCCATGAAGAAAAGATCTGGCTGGGCCATCCGATCTATCGTCCCTTCGATGATCATACCGTGGCGTTCTGCCACGAAGGTCCGCACGATCTGATCGACGCGCGGATGTGGCTGGTGAATGAAGACGGCAGCAATATTCGCAAAGTGAAAGATCACGCCGAGGGCGAAAGCTGCACCCATGAATTCTGGGTGCCGGACGGCTCCGCGCTGGTATACGTCTCGTATCTGAAAGGGCAGCAGGGCCGCACTATCTCCCGCTATAACCCGGACAGCGGCATGAATGAAGATATTATGCCGATGCCAGCCTGCTCGCATCTGATGAGTAATTTCGACGGTACGCTGCTGGTGGGCGACGGTTCCGGCACCCCGGTCGATGTCAAAGACACCGGGGGTTATACCATCGATAACGATCCTTATTTATACGGTTTTGACGTGGCGAAGAAAGGGTATTTCCGCATAGCCCGTCACGATACCTCATGGGCGACGGTCGCCAACAGCCGTCAGGTTACCCATCCGCATCCCTCTTTTACTCCGGACGATCGCGCGGTTCTGTTTAGCTCTGATAAAGACGGTAAACCTGCCATCTATATTGCGAAGCTGCCGGAACAACCGGAATTATTGCAACTGTGA
- a CDS encoding tyrosine-type DNA invertase, with translation MKNSADNKKRNFLTQNEIESLLKAANTGPHAARNYCLTLLCFIHGFRASEICRLQISDIDLKAKCIYIRRLKKGFSTTHPLLGEEIKTLRNWLNIRISWPCSDSEWLFLSRKGNPLSRQQFYQIISAAGDQAGLPLEIHPHMLRHSCGFALANRGVDTRLIQDYLGHRNIRHTVWYTASNAGRFYGIWDDVKRRQPGAASL, from the coding sequence ATGAAAAACAGCGCCGATAACAAAAAAAGGAACTTCCTGACTCAAAATGAGATAGAGTCACTTCTTAAAGCCGCAAATACAGGACCACATGCCGCACGGAATTATTGTCTGACATTATTGTGTTTCATCCACGGATTTCGCGCCAGCGAAATTTGTCGTCTGCAAATTTCCGATATCGATCTCAAAGCAAAATGTATTTATATTCGTCGGCTGAAAAAAGGGTTTTCAACCACGCATCCTTTATTAGGTGAAGAAATTAAGACGCTACGAAACTGGCTGAATATTCGCATCAGCTGGCCCTGTTCCGACAGCGAATGGTTATTTTTATCGCGTAAAGGTAATCCTCTTTCACGCCAACAGTTTTATCAAATCATTTCTGCTGCCGGCGATCAGGCCGGGCTACCGCTGGAGATTCACCCACACATGCTGCGTCATTCATGTGGTTTCGCTTTGGCAAACAGGGGAGTCGATACCCGTCTGATTCAGGACTATCTCGGACACCGCAACATCCGTCACACCGTCTGGTATACCGCCAGCAATGCCGGGCGCTTTTACGGCATCTGGGATGACGTGAAGCGCAGACAGCCCGGCGCGGCTTCGCTGTAA
- a CDS encoding winged helix-turn-helix domain-containing protein, translating to MYWIINDNIEFRPDSKKLISVTNPELNVVLTTPASRCLLLLLEASPDVVTQQEFFKKVWEDEGMLVPANTLYQNISIVRRGLRAVGETDRILVATVPRKGFQIDKSVKITRIAANQIPETAPETLAGEDELDVEYKADASPEFAPASEPDPALKTPQAAKLPRMTSILIMAAAFLIGAMAVHFFWHLTDTKPFFRDYDFVEQDQGCRFYTKDDSHDNNSNFTRFKTLILNSGLDCKKFPWVYFPVSRTSPGLSVFVCRKDYVKNPVAGCITLSFRGVESE from the coding sequence ATGTACTGGATAATCAACGATAATATTGAATTCAGACCAGACAGTAAAAAGTTAATTTCAGTGACTAACCCTGAACTTAACGTGGTTTTGACAACCCCAGCCAGTCGTTGTCTGCTCCTGCTGCTTGAGGCTTCCCCGGACGTGGTAACTCAGCAGGAGTTCTTCAAAAAAGTGTGGGAAGATGAAGGAATGCTGGTACCGGCGAATACCCTGTACCAGAACATTTCTATTGTTCGTCGTGGCTTGCGCGCGGTTGGCGAAACGGATCGCATTCTGGTGGCGACGGTGCCGCGCAAAGGCTTCCAGATCGATAAAAGCGTCAAAATTACCCGCATCGCGGCAAATCAGATCCCGGAAACGGCGCCGGAAACGCTGGCTGGCGAAGATGAACTGGACGTTGAATATAAAGCGGATGCCAGCCCGGAATTTGCTCCGGCTTCCGAGCCCGATCCCGCGCTGAAAACGCCACAGGCCGCGAAACTTCCGCGTATGACGAGCATACTGATCATGGCGGCGGCTTTTCTTATTGGCGCAATGGCCGTCCATTTTTTCTGGCATCTTACCGATACAAAACCGTTTTTCAGGGACTATGACTTTGTAGAACAGGATCAGGGCTGCCGTTTTTATACCAAAGACGACAGTCATGACAACAACAGCAACTTTACGCGCTTTAAGACGCTGATCCTCAATTCAGGCCTCGACTGTAAAAAGTTTCCCTGGGTTTACTTTCCGGTGTCCAGGACCTCTCCCGGCCTGTCGGTTTTTGTCTGCCGTAAGGACTACGTCAAAAACCCGGTTGCGGGTTGTATCACCCTCTCTTTCAGAGGAGTAGAAAGTGAATAA
- a CDS encoding IS5 family transposase, translating into MKDQITHPPDNTDHSVAKQKFRITNWSTYNKALINRGSLTFWLDDEAIQAWYESATPSSRGRPQRYSDLAITTVLVIKRVFRLTLRAAQGFIDSIFALMNVPLRCPDYTSVSKRAKSVNVSFKTSTRGEIAHLVIDSTGLKVFGEGEWKVRKHGKERRRIWRKLHLAVDSNTHEVVCADLSLNNVTDSEAFPGLIRQTHRKIRAAAADGAYDTRLCHDELRRKKISALIPPRKGAGYWPGEYADRNRAVANQRMTGSNARWKWTTDYNRRSIAETAMYRVKQLFGGSLTLRDYDGQVAEAMALVRALNKMTKAGMPESVRIA; encoded by the coding sequence TTGAAGGATCAGATCACGCATCCTCCCGACAACACAGACCATTCCGTGGCAAAGCAAAAGTTCAGAATCACCAACTGGTCCACCTACAACAAAGCTCTCATCAACCGTGGCTCCCTCACTTTCTGGCTGGATGATGAGGCGATTCAGGCCTGGTATGAGTCGGCAACACCTTCATCACGAGGAAGGCCCCAGCGCTATTCTGATCTCGCCATCACCACCGTTCTGGTGATTAAACGCGTATTCCGGCTGACCCTGCGGGCTGCGCAGGGTTTTATTGATTCCATTTTTGCCCTGATGAACGTTCCGTTGCGCTGCCCGGATTACACCAGTGTCAGTAAGCGGGCAAAGTCGGTTAATGTCAGTTTCAAAACGTCCACCCGGGGTGAAATCGCACACCTGGTGATTGATTCCACCGGGCTGAAGGTCTTTGGTGAAGGCGAATGGAAAGTCAGAAAGCACGGCAAAGAGCGCCGTCGTATCTGGCGAAAGTTGCATCTTGCTGTTGACAGCAACACACATGAAGTTGTCTGTGCAGACCTGTCGCTGAATAACGTCACGGACTCAGAAGCCTTCCCGGGCCTTATCCGGCAGACTCACAGAAAAATCAGGGCAGCCGCGGCAGACGGGGCTTACGATACCCGGCTCTGTCACGATGAACTGCGCCGCAAAAAAATCAGCGCGCTTATTCCTCCCCGAAAAGGTGCGGGTTACTGGCCCGGTGAATATGCAGACCGTAACCGTGCAGTGGCTAATCAGCGAATGACCGGGAGTAATGCGCGGTGGAAATGGACAACAGATTACAACCGTCGCTCGATAGCGGAAACGGCGATGTACCGGGTAAAACAGCTGTTCGGGGGTTCACTGACGCTGCGTGACTACGATGGTCAGGTTGCGGAGGCTATGGCCCTGGTACGAGCGCTGAACAAAATGACGAAAGCAGGTATGCCTGAAAGCGTGCGTATTGCCTGA
- a CDS encoding nickel/cobalt efflux protein RcnA: MNEFSTLLQQGNAWFFIPSAILLGILHGLEPGHSKTMMAAFIIAIKGTVKQAVMLGLAATLSHTAVVWLIALGGMYLSRAFTAQSVEPWLQLISAVIILATAGWMFWRTWSGERGWLAEMQHGEDEHHHHDHDHEHHHHDHHHEHSLHGLTEGSQEYQDAHQRAHASDIQRRFQGRAVTNGQIVLFGLSGGLIPCPAAITVLLICIQLKALTLGATLVLSFSLGLALTLVTVGVGAAISVQQVARRWSGFSTLAGKAPYLSSALIALVGLYMGIHGYLGIVQAA; the protein is encoded by the coding sequence ATGAATGAGTTCTCAACGCTTCTTCAGCAAGGCAATGCATGGTTTTTTATTCCCAGCGCCATACTGCTCGGCATTCTGCACGGGCTGGAACCGGGGCACTCCAAGACAATGATGGCGGCATTTATCATCGCCATTAAGGGGACGGTAAAACAGGCCGTCATGCTGGGTCTGGCGGCCACCCTTTCTCATACAGCCGTCGTCTGGCTGATCGCTCTGGGCGGGATGTACCTCAGCCGCGCTTTTACGGCGCAGTCGGTTGAACCCTGGCTACAGCTTATTTCCGCCGTCATTATTCTGGCGACGGCGGGCTGGATGTTCTGGCGGACATGGTCGGGAGAGCGCGGCTGGCTGGCGGAGATGCAGCATGGCGAAGACGAACATCACCACCACGATCATGATCATGAGCACCACCATCACGACCATCACCACGAACACTCTCTGCACGGACTCACAGAGGGCTCGCAGGAGTATCAGGACGCGCATCAGCGCGCGCATGCCAGCGACATTCAGCGCCGGTTTCAGGGCAGGGCGGTGACCAACGGGCAAATCGTACTCTTTGGCCTGAGCGGTGGATTAATTCCGTGCCCGGCGGCAATTACGGTGCTGCTGATTTGTATTCAGCTTAAAGCCTTGACCCTCGGCGCGACGCTGGTGCTCAGCTTCAGTCTCGGTCTGGCCTTAACGCTGGTAACGGTAGGCGTGGGGGCGGCAATTAGCGTCCAGCAGGTTGCCAGACGCTGGAGCGGATTTTCAACGCTGGCAGGCAAAGCGCCTTATTTGTCCAGCGCGCTGATCGCGCTGGTGGGTCTGTATATGGGGATCCACGGCTATCTTGGCATCGTTCAAGCCGCCTGA
- the rcnR gene encoding Ni(II)/Co(II)-binding transcriptional repressor RcnR, whose product MSHTIRDKQKLKARTSKIQGQVVALKKMLDEPHECAAVLQQIAAIRGAVNGLMREVIKGHLTEHIVHQSDEVKREDDLDVILKVLDSYIK is encoded by the coding sequence ATGTCGCACACAATCCGCGATAAACAAAAGCTCAAAGCCCGCACCAGTAAGATTCAGGGACAGGTCGTGGCGCTGAAAAAAATGCTTGATGAGCCGCATGAATGCGCAGCGGTTTTACAGCAGATCGCGGCGATTCGCGGCGCGGTGAACGGCTTGATGCGGGAAGTGATCAAAGGGCATCTGACTGAGCATATTGTCCATCAGAGCGATGAGGTGAAGCGTGAGGACGATCTGGACGTTATCCTGAAGGTGCTGGACTCCTATATCAAATAG
- the kduI gene encoding 5-dehydro-4-deoxy-D-glucuronate isomerase: MDVRQSIHSAHAKTLDTQGLRNEFLVEKVFVADEYTMVYSHIDRIIVGGIMPVTTTVSVGGEVGKQLGVSYFLERRELGVINIGGAGTITVDGTCYEIGHRDALYVGKGAKEVVFASVDSATPAKFYYNCAPAHTTYPTKKVTPAEVAPVTLGDNLTSNRRTINKYFVPDVLETCQLSMGLTELAPGNLWNTMPCHTHERRMEVYFYFNMEEDTCVFHMMGQPQETRHIVMHNEQAVISPSWSIHSGVGTKAYTFIWGMVGENQVFDDMDHVAVKDLR; the protein is encoded by the coding sequence GTGGACGTAAGACAAAGTATTCATAGCGCGCATGCCAAAACACTGGACACCCAGGGGCTACGCAACGAGTTTTTGGTTGAGAAAGTGTTCGTTGCTGACGAATACACCATGGTTTATAGCCACATTGATCGCATCATTGTCGGCGGCATTATGCCTGTGACCACCACGGTTTCCGTGGGCGGTGAAGTCGGTAAGCAGCTCGGCGTGAGCTATTTCCTCGAGCGTCGCGAACTGGGGGTAATCAATATCGGCGGCGCGGGCACCATCACCGTTGACGGTACCTGCTACGAAATCGGGCACCGCGACGCGCTGTATGTCGGCAAAGGCGCGAAAGAAGTGGTTTTCGCCAGCGTTGATAGCGCGACGCCAGCGAAGTTTTATTACAACTGCGCGCCGGCGCATACCACTTATCCTACCAAAAAGGTGACGCCAGCCGAGGTCGCGCCGGTAACGCTGGGTGACAACCTCACCAGCAACCGCCGCACCATCAATAAATACTTCGTGCCGGATGTACTGGAAACCTGCCAGCTCAGCATGGGGTTAACCGAACTGGCGCCGGGCAACCTGTGGAATACCATGCCGTGCCACACCCATGAACGCCGCATGGAAGTTTACTTCTATTTCAATATGGAAGAGGACACCTGCGTCTTCCATATGATGGGGCAGCCGCAGGAGACACGCCACATCGTGATGCACAACGAACAGGCGGTCATTTCGCCGAGCTGGTCGATTCACTCTGGCGTCGGCACGAAAGCCTATACCTTCATCTGGGGGATGGTGGGCGAGAACCAGGTCTTCGATGATATGGATCACGTTGCGGTAAAAGATCTGCGCTAG
- the kduD gene encoding 2-dehydro-3-deoxy-D-gluconate 5-dehydrogenase KduD yields MILNAFSLEGKVAVVTGCDTGLGQGMALGLAEAGCDIVGINIVEPTETIERVTALGRRFLSLTADLRQIDGIPALLERAVAEFGHIDILVNNAGLIRREDAIDFSEKDWDDVMNLNIKSVFFMSQAAAKHFIAQGKGGKIINIASMLSFQGGIRVPSYTASKSGVMGITRLMANEWAKHNINVNAIAPGYMATNNTQQLRADEQRSAEILDRIPAGRWGLPSDLMGPVVFLASSASDYVNGYTVAVDGGWLAR; encoded by the coding sequence ATGATTTTGAATGCATTCTCTCTCGAAGGTAAAGTCGCGGTAGTCACCGGTTGCGATACCGGTCTGGGTCAGGGCATGGCGCTTGGTCTGGCGGAAGCCGGCTGCGATATCGTCGGGATTAACATTGTCGAGCCGACGGAAACAATCGAACGCGTGACCGCGCTGGGCCGTCGCTTTTTAAGCCTGACCGCAGATCTGCGTCAGATCGACGGCATCCCGGCGCTGCTGGAGCGTGCGGTGGCTGAATTTGGCCATATCGATATTCTGGTCAACAACGCTGGTCTGATTCGTCGCGAAGATGCGATCGATTTCAGCGAAAAAGACTGGGACGACGTTATGAACCTGAATATCAAGAGCGTGTTCTTTATGTCGCAGGCGGCGGCGAAGCACTTTATCGCGCAGGGCAAGGGCGGCAAAATCATCAACATCGCGTCGATGCTTTCCTTCCAGGGCGGCATCCGCGTACCGTCTTACACCGCCTCCAAGAGCGGCGTGATGGGCATCACCCGCCTGATGGCGAACGAGTGGGCGAAGCACAATATCAACGTTAACGCTATCGCGCCGGGCTATATGGCGACCAATAACACTCAGCAGCTGCGCGCGGACGAACAGCGCAGCGCTGAGATCCTCGATCGTATCCCGGCGGGGCGCTGGGGTCTGCCGAGCGATCTGATGGGGCCGGTGGTATTCCTGGCGTCCAGCGCGTCTGACTACGTCAATGGCTACACCGTGGCGGTTGACGGCGGCTGGCTGGCGCGTTAA
- a CDS encoding acetyl-CoA C-acetyltransferase: protein MKEVVIVGALRTPIGCFQGTLARHSAVDLGSMVVKALIESSGVDANAVDEVILGQVLTAGAGQNPARQSAIKGGLPNTVSAITINDVCGSGLKALHLATQAIQCGEADIVIAGGQENMSRAPHVLTDSRTGAQLGNSQLVDSLVHDGLWDAFNDYHIGVTAENLAREYGISRELQDAYALSSQQKARAAIDAGRFKAEIVPVLTQRNGQTVIVDTDEQPRTDASAEGLARLDPAFALSGSVTAGNASSINDGAAAVMMMSEAKAQELNLPVLARIRAFASVGVDPALMGIAPVYATRRCLERVGWQLADVDLIEANEAFAAQALSVGKMLEWDERRVNVNGGAIALGHPIGASGCRILVSLVHEMIKRDARKGLATLCIGGGQGVALAIERD from the coding sequence ATGAAAGAGGTTGTGATAGTCGGGGCGTTGCGAACGCCAATTGGTTGCTTTCAGGGGACGCTGGCGCGTCATTCTGCCGTCGATCTCGGCAGCATGGTGGTGAAGGCGCTGATTGAAAGCAGCGGCGTGGACGCGAACGCCGTTGATGAAGTGATTCTCGGCCAGGTGCTCACGGCAGGAGCCGGGCAAAATCCGGCGCGTCAGTCCGCCATTAAAGGTGGCTTGCCGAACACGGTTTCTGCTATCACCATTAACGACGTCTGCGGCTCGGGGCTGAAAGCGCTGCATCTGGCGACGCAGGCGATCCAGTGCGGCGAAGCGGATATCGTCATCGCCGGCGGGCAGGAGAACATGAGCCGGGCGCCGCACGTTCTTACCGACAGCCGGACCGGCGCGCAGCTGGGTAACAGCCAGCTCGTCGACAGCCTGGTGCATGACGGTTTATGGGATGCCTTCAATGATTACCATATCGGCGTTACCGCCGAAAACCTGGCGCGTGAATATGGCATCAGTCGTGAGTTGCAGGACGCGTATGCGCTCAGCTCCCAGCAAAAAGCGCGGGCGGCCATCGATGCCGGGCGCTTTAAAGCGGAGATCGTCCCGGTACTGACCCAGCGTAATGGTCAGACGGTGATTGTCGATACCGATGAACAGCCGCGAACCGATGCCAGCGCCGAAGGCCTGGCCCGGCTCGATCCGGCGTTCGCGTTGAGCGGATCGGTGACCGCTGGCAATGCCTCCTCCATCAACGATGGCGCGGCGGCGGTAATGATGATGAGCGAAGCGAAAGCTCAGGAACTGAATTTACCGGTACTGGCGCGTATTCGCGCATTCGCCAGCGTCGGCGTGGATCCTGCGCTGATGGGCATTGCCCCGGTCTATGCAACCCGCCGCTGTCTGGAACGGGTCGGCTGGCAATTGGCCGATGTCGATCTTATTGAGGCGAACGAAGCCTTTGCGGCGCAGGCGCTGTCGGTCGGTAAAATGCTTGAGTGGGACGAGCGGCGGGTGAACGTCAACGGCGGGGCGATTGCCTTAGGTCACCCTATTGGCGCCTCCGGCTGTCGGATACTGGTGTCGCTGGTGCATGAGATGATTAAGCGTGATGCCCGTAAAGGTCTGGCGACACTCTGCATCGGCGGAGGGCAGGGCGTGGCGTTAGCCATCGAACGCGATTAG
- the yjdI gene encoding 4Fe-4S mono-cluster protein YjdI, with translation MDKQLEQAGYRVYTGDNIDVYFNTAICQHSGNCVRGSAQLFNLQRKPWIMPDEVEVATVVKVIDSCPSGALQYRHK, from the coding sequence ATGGATAAGCAACTTGAGCAAGCCGGCTACCGCGTCTATACCGGCGATAATATCGACGTCTATTTTAATACCGCTATCTGCCAGCACTCCGGTAATTGTGTGCGTGGCAGCGCGCAGCTGTTTAATCTGCAGCGTAAGCCGTGGATTATGCCGGATGAAGTGGAGGTTGCCACGGTGGTAAAGGTTATCGACAGCTGTCCGAGCGGCGCGCTGCAATACCGTCATAAATAA
- a CDS encoding GNAT family N-acetyltransferase yields the protein MEILEGQNKFYVNDAQGNQVAEIVFVPTGEHLSIIEHTDVDASLKGQGVGRLLVAKVVEKMRGEKRKIIPLCPFAKHEFDKTREYDDIRA from the coding sequence GTGGAAATCCTTGAAGGTCAGAATAAATTTTATGTGAATGATGCGCAGGGTAATCAGGTTGCCGAAATTGTCTTTGTGCCCACCGGGGAACATTTAAGCATTATTGAGCATACCGACGTGGATGCCAGCCTGAAGGGGCAGGGCGTCGGCAGGCTGCTGGTCGCAAAAGTGGTGGAGAAGATGCGCGGCGAGAAGCGTAAAATTATTCCGCTCTGCCCGTTTGCAAAGCACGAATTTGATAAAACGCGCGAATATGATGATATCCGCGCCTGA
- a CDS encoding amino acid permease produces MSKIWSKEETLWSFALYGTAVGAGTLFLPIQLGSAGAIVLFITALVAWPLTYWPHRALCQFILSSKTAAGDGITAAVTHYYGKKIGSLITMLYFIAFFVVVLIYAVAITNSLTEQLARDRTITTGIRMAVSFGVVLILNLIFLMGRHATIRVMGFLVFPLIAYFLFLSLYLTGSWQPSLLTGQMELNERTLHQIWISIPVMVFAFSHTPIISTFAIDRRERYGEQAMGKCKKIMKVAYLIISLSVLFFVFSCLLSIPPSRIEAAKNEGVTILSALAMMPGAPAWLSVSGIVVAVVAMSKSFLGTYFGVIEGASEVVRSTLFQVGVTKSRAFNRALSVILVSVITFIVCCINPNAISMIYAISGPLIAMILFIMPTLSMWLIPALKPYRSPGNLITLLVGLLCVSVMFFS; encoded by the coding sequence ATGTCTAAAATCTGGTCAAAAGAAGAAACACTCTGGAGCTTTGCCTTATATGGTACTGCTGTAGGCGCAGGGACCCTGTTTCTGCCAATCCAGTTGGGTTCCGCCGGGGCGATTGTCCTGTTCATTACCGCGCTGGTCGCCTGGCCGTTGACCTACTGGCCGCACAGGGCCCTGTGCCAGTTTATCCTCTCGTCGAAAACCGCCGCCGGAGATGGCATTACCGCCGCCGTCACCCACTATTACGGAAAGAAGATCGGCAGCCTCATTACTATGCTGTACTTTATCGCCTTCTTTGTCGTTGTGCTGATCTACGCGGTCGCCATCACCAACTCGCTGACGGAACAGTTAGCCCGCGACAGGACTATCACCACCGGCATCCGTATGGCGGTCAGTTTCGGCGTGGTGTTAATCCTGAATCTCATTTTCCTGATGGGGCGTCATGCAACCATTCGGGTCATGGGGTTTCTGGTCTTCCCCCTTATCGCTTATTTCCTGTTTCTTTCGCTGTATCTGACCGGCAGCTGGCAGCCCTCGCTGCTCACCGGGCAGATGGAACTCAATGAGCGCACGCTGCATCAGATATGGATATCAATTCCGGTGATGGTTTTCGCTTTTAGCCATACGCCAATCATCTCCACCTTTGCCATCGACAGGCGTGAGAGATACGGCGAGCAGGCGATGGGTAAATGCAAAAAAATCATGAAGGTCGCCTATCTGATCATCAGCTTAAGCGTACTATTTTTTGTTTTTAGCTGTCTGCTGTCGATACCGCCTTCCCGGATTGAAGCGGCTAAAAATGAAGGCGTGACGATACTCTCCGCGCTCGCCATGATGCCTGGCGCCCCGGCGTGGCTCTCTGTTTCCGGCATCGTCGTCGCGGTGGTGGCAATGTCAAAATCGTTTCTCGGCACCTATTTCGGCGTAATTGAAGGGGCGAGTGAAGTCGTCAGGAGCACATTATTCCAGGTCGGGGTAACGAAAAGCCGCGCCTTTAACCGCGCGCTGTCGGTTATACTGGTTTCCGTCATTACCTTCATCGTTTGCTGTATTAACCCAAATGCCATTTCCATGATTTACGCCATTAGCGGGCCGCTTATCGCCATGATTCTGTTTATTATGCCGACCCTGTCTATGTGGCTTATTCCGGCATTAAAACCGTATCGTTCGCCGGGCAATCTGATTACTCTGCTTGTCGGCCTGCTCTGCGTTTCCGTTATGTTTTTTAGTTGA
- a CDS encoding helix-turn-helix transcriptional regulator: protein MGLDEKIKKLSCSSCSLHCKIMPEKSPRLQYCANACFCMWPEESVYFNKGIIEGILANNHNARLSGYIFVDFSISFLRLFLDKEWLEYLTSTRMGIILVSDRNMQSLANYWRKNYPAVSAIIYHDDGLAVANEKIRQVFIGRHLSFTKGNTLTQMEFIILGQMVAGATPHQIAQRRDMDIRSVYAYKQRIEKRMGGRINTLFIHSHSVTEGQNVHPLLRKDAECMTIPLQRSN from the coding sequence ATGGGGCTGGATGAGAAAATAAAAAAACTGTCATGTAGTAGTTGTAGTTTACATTGCAAAATAATGCCAGAAAAATCGCCACGCTTACAATATTGTGCCAACGCCTGTTTTTGCATGTGGCCGGAAGAAAGCGTTTATTTTAATAAAGGGATCATTGAAGGTATTTTAGCGAATAACCATAACGCCAGGCTTAGCGGTTATATTTTCGTGGATTTTTCCATCAGTTTCCTGCGCCTGTTTCTGGATAAAGAGTGGCTCGAGTACCTCACCAGCACGCGCATGGGGATCATTCTGGTTAGCGACCGGAATATGCAGTCGCTGGCTAACTACTGGCGCAAGAACTATCCCGCCGTGTCGGCCATCATTTATCATGATGACGGGCTGGCGGTGGCCAATGAGAAAATTCGCCAGGTTTTTATTGGACGGCATTTGTCGTTCACCAAAGGCAATACCTTAACGCAGATGGAATTTATCATTCTCGGCCAGATGGTTGCCGGCGCCACGCCGCATCAGATTGCGCAAAGGCGGGATATGGATATCCGCAGCGTGTATGCCTACAAACAGCGTATTGAAAAACGCATGGGGGGACGGATTAATACGCTTTTTATCCATTCCCATTCGGTAACCGAGGGGCAAAACGTCCACCCGCTGCTAAGGAAAGATGCAGAGTGTATGACGATCCCCCTGCAAAGAAGTAATTGA
- a CDS encoding membrane protein: MNKKTIITMSAVFLAAGALIGALYNVFMYKYHDKQECTSSFVVFYKNARANITLNFMYSLSNKNGIVAVSGTYLEDNKLKGRIRRDVAYDWNENQDSYHLHSTRINKIEIIETLPDELLANILPDFYVYPDENISYSILNQGVHGFLFTIGQRPLFYCAR, from the coding sequence GTGAATAAAAAAACAATAATAACGATGAGCGCGGTATTTTTAGCTGCCGGAGCGCTTATTGGCGCTTTATATAACGTGTTTATGTACAAATACCACGATAAGCAGGAGTGTACCTCTTCATTTGTGGTATTTTATAAAAATGCCCGCGCCAATATCACCCTGAACTTTATGTACTCGCTGAGCAACAAAAATGGCATCGTGGCCGTGAGCGGGACTTACCTGGAAGATAACAAGCTCAAAGGCCGGATCCGCCGGGACGTGGCTTACGACTGGAACGAAAACCAGGATTCGTATCACCTGCATTCCACCAGAATCAACAAGATTGAAATTATCGAAACCCTGCCGGACGAACTGCTGGCCAATATTCTTCCGGATTTTTATGTCTATCCTGATGAAAACATAAGCTATTCGATTCTCAATCAGGGCGTGCATGGCTTCTTATTTACTATTGGTCAACGCCCGTTATTTTATTGCGCGCGCTAA